Proteins encoded by one window of Sorex araneus isolate mSorAra2 chromosome 3, mSorAra2.pri, whole genome shotgun sequence:
- the LYSMD2 gene encoding lysM and putative peptidoglycan-binding domain-containing protein 2: MAESSPVRALREGPRSRSGSESEEAELSLSLARTKTRSYGSTASVRAPLGAGVIERHVEHRVRAGDTLQGIALKYGVTMEQIKRANKLFTNDCIFLKKTLNIPVISEKPLLFNGLNSIDSPENETVDSVSHEDVPVVAEDEDLSPPSPPESSIQPVQPEEVSARDFLQRLDLQIKLSTQAAKKLKEESREEESPYAASLYHN; this comes from the exons ATGGCCGAGTCCTCGCCCGTGCGGGCCCTGCGGGAAGGGCCGCGCTCGCGCTCGGGCTCCGAGTCGGAGGAGGCCGAGCTGTCGCTGAGCCTGGCCCGCACCAAGACCCGCTCGTACGGCAGCACGGCCAGCGTGCGGGCCCCGCTGGGCGCCGGCGTCATCGAGCGCCATGTGGAGCACCGCGTCCGCGCCGGCGACACGCTGCAGGGCATCGCGCTCAAGTACGGAGTCACG atgGAGCAGATTAAAAGGGCAAATAAACTGTTTACCAATGACTGTATATTTCTGAAGAAAACTTTGAACATCCCAGTCATATCAGAGAAGCCTTTGCTTTTTAATGGACTCAACTCAATCGATTCTCCGGAAAATGAAACTGTTGATAGTGTCTCGCATGAAGATGTGCCCGTGGTAGCCGAGGATGAGGACCTGTCTCCCCCTAGTCCCCCCGAATCCAGTATCCAGCCTGTGCAGCCGGAGGAGGTGTCAGCACGAGACTTCCTCCAGAGACTGGACCTACAGATCAAGTTATCAACACAGGCAGCCAAGAAACTAAAAGAAGAGAGCAg aGAGGAAGAAAGTCCTTACGCAGCTTCCCTATATCATAATTAG